The genomic region GAAAACCATCGGCAAGCTCACGGATCACCACATCATTTGCGGCTACGGGCGCATGGGGCAGGAGATCGTGCGCCAGCTCGCACGCCACGGGGCGGACCTGGTGGTGGTTGAACACAATCCCGAGCAGCTGTCCCGATTGCAGGACGAGGGGGTCCTGTTCGTCGCCGGCAACGCGACCGAGGACGACATGCTGCTGGCGGCGGGGGTGGAGCGGGCGAAGAGCCTGGTGGCGGTTGCCTCCAGCGATGAGGACAACCTGTTCATCACCATCAGCGCGCGGGCGCTTAGCCCCAACCTCTACATCGTCGCGCGCTGCGCCAGCGCGACCTCGCACGGCAAGTTCACGCGCGCCGGCGCGGACCGGGTGATCTCGCCCTACGTGACCGGCGGACGGCAGATGGCGGCGGCGCTGCTGCACCCGGTGCTGGTGGATTTCCTCGACCTGTGGCTGCGGGTGGATGAGACCGACCTGGACCTGGCGGAGGTGATGGTCACCACCGAGGCGAGCTTCGCCGGGACCCCCCTGGGGGAGGCCCGCATTCGGGAGCAGTGCGGGGCCGGCGTCATCGCCGTGCGCGGCCCGGATGGCCGTTTTCATACCAACCCGTCGCCGGAGCGCGTGCTCGAGGCGGGTGACGTGCTGATCGCGCTCGGCACTCCCGAGCAACTCAACTGCCTGGAGCGGCTGGCCCGCGGCGAGCCGCAGGCGAGCTAGCTCCGGGGCAGGAGGCAAGCTCCTGCCCTACGGGGTATGCCGTATCCATCAGATGAAGGTTGACGGAGCACCAGCGGCCGGCTCACAGACGCGCTGGCGCGACCGCCGGAGGGAATCATGTGCGCTTCCATTGACGTACGCAAGCTGCCCGGAGCGAGGGAGGTTGCGCTGGTGCGGGAGGCCGGCTACTTCCCGGTGCTGGCGCTGCTGGGGAAGCGCGAGGCTTACCCGTCCTCAGGCGAGGTGGTGGCGGTGCTGCGTGGGGGTGCGGGGCACGTGGGTATCGAGGGCCGGCTGGAGCTGGTGCGCTCGCGCGACGGCGGCGCCACCTGGCTGCCGCCGTCGGTAATCGTGGACAGCGACTGGGATGACCGCAACCCGGCGGTCGGCGCCGCGCCGGACGGCGCGCTGGTCGTGGCCTACTTCCACGCCAACTGCTATGATGATCAGGGGCGCTGGGATCCTCACGTCGGCGCCATCCATACGCTGGTCGTCCGCTCCCACGACGGCGGCCACAGTTGGGAGCCGCCGCATCCGCTCGGCTTCCAGCCGCTCGACGGACGGTCGCCCTACGGGCGCATGATCGTCTTCCCCGACGGCACGCTGGGGATGGCCATCTACGGCGCACGAATAGGCGACGAGACGCGCGGCAGCGCCGTGCGGCCACATTCCTACCTGCTGCGCTCGACCGACGGCGGCCGCACCTGGGGCGATCCCTCGCTCGTGGGGGCGGGGTTCACCGAGATCGCGTTTCTGCGCTGCCCCGATGGCACACTCATTGCGGCGCTGCGCGCAGAGGATCCCAAGCACATCTCCGCCTACGTGTCGGTGAGCGAGTCCCTTGACGACGGCCGCACCTGGTCAGCAGCCATCCCCGTGACCGATGCCGGCGAGCATCCGGCGGACCTGACACTGCTGGGCAATGGGTGGGTGCTGCTAGCTTATGGCCACCGCCACGAGCCCTTCGGCGTGCAGGGCATGGTCAGCCGCGACTGCGGGCACTCCTGGGACGGGGAGCGCAAGCTTGTCTTCAACGATGACCGCCCGAGCGGGGACTGCGGTTACCCCAGCACCGTGCGTTTCCCCGACGGCACGCTGCTGACGGTGTACTACTCGGCCGGCGACCACATGGATCCCTACCGCCTGGAGGGGGCGTTTGCGGCGGGGGTGCTCTACCCCGAGGCGGAGCTGATCGCGGCGTGTGAATCGCGCTGAGGACGCGCGACTGGCAGACGCCGCGGCGCGGCCACAGCCGGCGGCGCCTGTGCCACCGGGTGGGGTCGCGCCCGGTGGGGGCGGTCAGCCCGCGTCGTCCGGCCGGTCCCGGCGCCGCAGCGCGAGGTAACGCTGGCGGCGCACGGCATCCACCCTCGCCTGGGCCGCGGCGGGCTCGCGGCCCAGGTGCAGCAGGGTGTGGCGTATGATCTCCAGGCTGGCCTCGAATTCGGCCTGCACCACCTCGTCGGCGCCCTCGCGGTACATGGGGTCAATCTCCTCGGTCGGGTGCACGCGGGCGAGGACCGCCAGGTGCGGGTTCACGCGCTTGAGGGCGCGTATCGCCAGGCGCGTGGTGATGGCGTCGGGCAGGGCAAGCACCGCCAGGCAGCAGCGCTCGGCGCCGGCGGCCTCCAGCACTCGCCAACTGGCCGCATCGCCGTAGAACGCGGGGGTGCCGCGCGACCGCAGCTCGGCGACCACGCCCTGGTCGAAATCCACCACCGCGAAGTGCTCGCCGTCCTCGAGCAGGGTCTCCCCCACGTGGCGGCCGACGCGCCCGTAGCCGCACAGCAGCACGAACGCCTCCCGCTCGGCGCAGCCCTGGGGCAGGTCGCGCAGCTCCTCGCGCGCGAGTTGTTCGTCGGCGGCGGCGACCAGGCGCAGACGTCTGTAAAGTGCCCCGCCGGCCCCGAAGAGCGCGGGGCTGAGCAGCAGACTGATGGCGGCCACCGCCTGCACCAGGGACAGGTGCTCGCGGGTGATGAGGCCGCTGCTGAAGGCCACGGTCGCCACCACGAAGGAGAACTCGCCGACGTTGGCCAACCCCAGGCCGGCCACCAAGGCAGAGCGCACGTGAAAGCGCGCTAGCAGGCAGGCCGCCACCACGATCGCGGCTTTCCCCGCTACCACCGCAGCCAGGATGGCCAGTGCCCACGCGGGGTGATCGAGCACCGAGGCGGGATCGAACAGCAGCCCCAGCGAGACGAAGAAGACCATGCCGAACAGGTCGCGCAGGGGGGTGATGTCGGCCAGC from Armatimonadota bacterium harbors:
- a CDS encoding potassium channel protein translates to MLAVRERQRTSLRALQLAVAALAALVVIAVLYYWRFEHYNPVDAMFMTVITISTVGYREVHSLSTAGKLFTILFILGGLATATFALRYGADLVVSAQLVDFWGRRRRMKTIGKLTDHHIICGYGRMGQEIVRQLARHGADLVVVEHNPEQLSRLQDEGVLFVAGNATEDDMLLAAGVERAKSLVAVASSDEDNLFITISARALSPNLYIVARCASATSHGKFTRAGADRVISPYVTGGRQMAAALLHPVLVDFLDLWLRVDETDLDLAEVMVTTEASFAGTPLGEARIREQCGAGVIAVRGPDGRFHTNPSPERVLEAGDVLIALGTPEQLNCLERLARGEPQAS
- a CDS encoding sialidase family protein, encoding MCASIDVRKLPGAREVALVREAGYFPVLALLGKREAYPSSGEVVAVLRGGAGHVGIEGRLELVRSRDGGATWLPPSVIVDSDWDDRNPAVGAAPDGALVVAYFHANCYDDQGRWDPHVGAIHTLVVRSHDGGHSWEPPHPLGFQPLDGRSPYGRMIVFPDGTLGMAIYGARIGDETRGSAVRPHSYLLRSTDGGRTWGDPSLVGAGFTEIAFLRCPDGTLIAALRAEDPKHISAYVSVSESLDDGRTWSAAIPVTDAGEHPADLTLLGNGWVLLAYGHRHEPFGVQGMVSRDCGHSWDGERKLVFNDDRPSGDCGYPSTVRFPDGTLLTVYYSAGDHMDPYRLEGAFAAGVLYPEAELIAACESR
- a CDS encoding cation:proton antiporter, translating into MTGADILRELTIALGAGLAGGLVARSLRLPTIVGYLVAGVAAGPAGLNVVRDLDTVTSMAELGVALLLFALGVELSLRSLRQGKLAALVAAPTQLALSVGLGYGLGELLGWGFNPALILGFALALSSTMVVVRLLGDRGELHTNHGRLMIAVLLVQDLAAVLMVGVLPFLAGTSAMGLAALGGLLIKGLIFLLGVFVLAHWLVPALLRVVARSYNKEVFVALAAMLCFGGAFGAHYLGFSLALGAFVAGLVLGESDYSHEVLADITPLRDLFGMVFFVSLGLLFDPASVLDHPAWALAILAAVVAGKAAIVVAACLLARFHVRSALVAGLGLANVGEFSFVVATVAFSSGLITREHLSLVQAVAAISLLLSPALFGAGGALYRRLRLVAAADEQLAREELRDLPQGCAEREAFVLLCGYGRVGRHVGETLLEDGEHFAVVDFDQGVVAELRSRGTPAFYGDAASWRVLEAAGAERCCLAVLALPDAITTRLAIRALKRVNPHLAVLARVHPTEEIDPMYREGADEVVQAEFEASLEIIRHTLLHLGREPAAAQARVDAVRRQRYLALRRRDRPDDAG